ATCCAATATGGCGCCAAGGCCTGTCCATTTCACCTTTACTATGCTCTCCTCTGGTCTCTGATGCTGCCCCCACCCTAATGCACACCCTCATCACCCACACCCGGACCATTGCAGTGGCTGCTGGGGGGGTCTGCTTGCCTCATTCTCTCTCCATTGGCTTCCTactgcctccagaatcaaatgcaaaatgctgcTTTTGGGGTTCCAAACCCTTCTTTacctgccccctcctccctttccagtcttctcacctTTACTCCCCACCACATACCCTTCAATCAGGGGACATTCGCTTCCAGGCTGGTCCACTAATATGACCTTCTAACCCTGCTCTGGGCATTCTCTGTCTGCCTCCCATGCCTAGAActgcctccctcctccactctgaccaCTGTCCTCCCTGGCTTCCCTTGAGTCCCAGCTACAATCCCCCTTCTacgggaagcctttcccagctcctcttcattccagtgccttcctctgGTCGCTGTCTCCCTCACTACAGCAtcatttctttggtttctctTGCATCACCAGTACCCACCGTAGTCCCTTCATAGATGCTGGTTGAGTCTGGAGCTGGAGAAGGGACTCTTCTGGGCACTGAGTCATAGACAGGAAGCAGGTCTTCTGATCCTTCCCTACAAGACGTCGAAGGGAAAGTATGGATACATTTCCATGAAAAGTCAGTCGGCCTGGCCATTCTCACTGTGTCCTGATGTCAAGAAAGAAAGCTTTGTTTTCATCCAGATTCTGTGGGGTTTTGATCCCTTCGCCCTGTAAAGAGGAGaacatgaaaattatttttgagttTTTAAAGAACACATTTCCTAGCAGTCATTAGGCACTCCCTGGAAATCTCCAGCGGTCTTTCGAAATGTCTGGTTGGCATTATTGTAACGAGGAACCTCCTGGTTTGGTTTCATAGCTCATCAAGCTTCAAGAAGGCCCTTTGAACAGTCTTCTGTAGCGCACTTCATCTGTTTACCCTACGATCATTCACAAAGTGGGGAAGTGATATTCATGAAATTAAACAATGCAGAGTCATGAATGTATTCTTTACTGTCTTCCAGATTTACGAAGGGACAGCTCAGATCCAAAGAGTGATCATAGCTCGAGAACACCTCAACAAATACAAGAATTGAGTCAGCTAAATGACTTCATAAGacgacagaaaagggaaaagacttgAATGGTTTTGCtggtgaaatgaaaaataaattagaaatgtTATTTCTTCAACCCTAAGTAAGAGATTATAATGGTAGTTTTATACTTTGATTTAACTAGAAAACTTGGGTGTCATTAAAATACTTGTGTATCCTTTCAACAGCGCTTGTATGATAATGCATCAAGGAAACAGTGTTAATTATATGGAAAATAGTCATTTTAAAAACTGCAATACTGAGAGTAAAATTCTCAGATTTCTAGCCCCTGATTGCGTAAGCTTTGAAATGAAGGAAGGTGATGTCATTAAGATACATTAAGACTGCTGACCTTTCTATCTGCCTGTTGCTCAGGTAGCAAGGCTTCCGCTGCTCACTGAGATGCCCATTGCATTCAGAGGTGCAGTCATTTTACACTGACAAGCGCTAAGACTGGCAAAGCAGGGAAAGTGTGATTGTCTGATATTAGCAAATAACCCGTCTGTGTCCTTTGGACACTGTCCAGACTCCTCAGGGAACTGTTGTGATTGGAATGGGGCAGTCCATCAACGCTGGGCACAGGAGTTCTGTCTGTGGCACCCAGTATGCcagtacctggagtcaggaggaaatCCGGCTGAGCACCAAAGCAATTTCTCACTTACCTTAattcttttttggagggagggagggataaagaaaGCTAACTTTATTCTATGTATAAGACTATGTTGGTCTCTTAGTAATTTCCGTACAAAGTCTTACTTTATTTGCACTTACTTTTATAGGGAACCTAATCTCTCTAATGGACAGTTGACAGTGTATTAATACTCCAGGAGTATTTTCCAACCGTAATTCATATGAGTATGTATTTAGAGAAAAGTTGATCTGTGACtgcatttgttttgattttgaattTAATAAGCATCTCTGTAAAAGCTCCaacccattttacttttttaaactgTCCTGCTAGACCATTGTCTCAGAATATGTAAATGCTATGAAATAATGTAGGAACCAAGATTTCTGAAATGTCCTATTTATAATGCCTAAATATCAAATATGGGATCGTCTTGGAACAGATGACCAAAATAAAATTTTGCAAACATTTTTCACGCAGAGTTTTCCTAGTTAAAttagtttcttttaaattaaattaaattagtttcttttaattataaaataacagACCATCTCAtctcatttttaaatgcaaattcaGGTTTGAAATAGCtaaattatttttgatgtttGCAAGCACTCAGTGTTTACAGATATCAGACGTGAGTATACGTGATAACACTTGAAGAGCATACACTAGGGTTCCTGGAGACAAAACAACAGGATAAAGAGGGGTCATGAACACCCACAAGATCCTCTCGTCAGGCTGTGAGTGACCATGCTGGCAGAGCATCTCCAGTGTGGCGGCAGCACAGattatgtgtctctctctccctccctcattcacATGCATTTGTACATGCCTGCACATACCTGAACTGTACAGTGTACAAATCAATGCCAGGTTGTGCCTCCCCCACAGAGGAAGACCTTGAGAAAAGCAGGAACTATTTGGAGGCACCCACAAGCATGACTTTGGGAATATCTTAGAATGTGACCTTGGTCTCCTATGGGTTCAGGGTTCCAGAATGACCAGAACAGCTCCAAGAGAAGCTGAAAACGCCTCCATCAATGCCCCTGAGCCCCCTATGAGCAGCTTGGGGTACTCAGTGGGTTGGGCTGTGGCCCTCCCTGGCTCTGGGAAGTTTGAGATTCAGAAACTGAAGGTACCCAGTGGCCCATGTAGTTCTCTCTGTTTAATGAACCAAACTTCTTAGAACCTGAGGTTGTAATTAGAGCAGgcttataaagcacctactgggtgtcaggcattgtgttaaaaataaaagcccagtataatctcatttgatcctcacagaaccTAGAAGTGGGTGCTAGGAAACGAGAcagaaagaggtgaagtgacttgctcaggatcatagcTACCAGGTGTCCAAGGCTGCATTtacactcaggtcctcctgaccccactGACCCTGCTTCACCGGGCATAGCTGAAAGTCTCAGATCTCATCAGGGTGAAATTCCTTAAGTCTCTAGTGCCACAGGCCAGGAACAAGGGACGTGATGGAAAGAGTGGCTTGTCTCTGTGCTGGCCCCTTCCCAGGGTCTTTCTCCCTTCAGAGGCCTGAAGAGAGGTTGGATGGGCTCTCATCCTCAGGCAGACCTGGGGACTGAGGAATCAGTCCCATACAATTGGGCCTTTGAGCTGAGGGTCACAAAAGTTTGCAGGCACTGTTGGCTTCACATAGTAGCCCTCATCAGCATCAATGCCCCAATAAACCAACTTCCAGTGATTCAGAAGTCACAGTCTTTTAGGAATCATCCAAGGACCTGCTAGTTTTTAAAGACATAGACATGAATCTTTTTACTATTTGGGCCTTCTTCCTTTGGTTCGTAGCATATGTTATAAGAAAACCACATTGTTCAGATTTATCAGGGCAGGGCTTGATGACAGGTGTTCCTCCTTATGGGTCAGCCCAATGAGAGCCCTGACCCAGTATGACTCCTCTGAGAACCTGGCTCTTCCAATGCCCTCTCTAAGGGAGGAGATTCCCCCACACCAAGCTCCTGTTGAGGAATGAGCCCCAGGGAGCCAAGATGCCGAGTTTTCAGTAGGGAAAGGTGGTCCTGGAGGCCTCCCCCAGATATCAGGCCCGCCTGCCCAGCCCAGGCCTACTTCAGAGATAGACTTGGCTGTCAGCAAGATACAGAACAGAGGGCCTAGGAGTAAGAGGGCAGGGATGaaaagtgtgagtgtgtgtaggcatgtgtacgtgtgtgtgaatgggggaagggagcgATAGACACACAGTCTGCTGCTGCGATGCTGGCGATGCTTACCACACACACGTCATGACACCTTCCTCCTTGGGCTCGGCCAGCATGGTCACTCAGCCTGAGGAGAGGATCTTGTGGGCTGGATGTTCATGACCCCTCTTGACCCCGTTGTCTGTCTCCAggagcagccctttgactgacaTCTCTGGGGCTGACTCAGCTGGCACAGCGTGGTGTCCGCTTGCAGGCTCACCTTCCTGGTGCCGTTCTCTGATCCAGAGCTTCCTGTCCTTTCTGGACCACCGCTTTCTCCTtgtctgtctccctttcccctcGGGGGTGGCCTCATGTGACTCCGGATGTGATGCTCAGCGTGTCCTAGACTTTCTTCTCATCCCTTGGATGTCATTGGTTCTGGGGATGCTGTCGTCAGGGCCAAGCCCCAGAGCCCGCCACGGACTGCTGCCTGGACCCAGCCTTCCATCCCCCACCTGCCTCTTCTGCCTGCTTGTCCCACTGAAAGCTGGTCAGGATACCCCTCCTTGGTCCTTCATGACTCTGGTAGAGCGTGGGCCCCCTCGGCCCCGCTGCCCTCCCTGCCTCTCTGGTCTTGTGAAAGATGGCATGACTCTTGTAAAGCGTGGGCTCCCTCGGCCCCGctgccctccctgcccctccGGCCAGGCCCTTGGCCTCTCTGGTCTTGTGAAAGATGGCATGACTCTTGTAGCGCGTGGGCCCCCTCGGCCCCGCTGCCCTCCCTGCCTCTCTGGTCTTGTGAAAGATGGCATGACTCTTGTAGAGCGTGGGCCCCCTCGGCCCCGCTGCCCTCCCTGCCTCTCTGGTCTTGTGAAAGATGGCATGACTCTTGTAGAGCGTGGGCCCCCTCGGCCCCGctgccctccctgcccctccGGCCAGGCCCTTGGCCCCTCTGGTCTTGTGAAAGATGGCATGACTCTTGTAGAGCGTGGGCTCCCTCGGCCCGctgccctccctgcccctccGGCCAGGCCCTTGGCCCCTCTGGTCTTGTGAAAGATGGCATGACTCTTGTAGAGCGTGGGCTCCCTCGGCCCGctgccctccctgcccctccGGCCAGGCCCTTGGCCTCTCTGGTCTTGTGAAAGATGGCATGACTCTTGTAGAGCGTGGGCCCCCTCGGCCCCGctgccctccctgcccctccGGCCAGGCCCTTGGCCCCTCTGGTCTTGTGAAAGATGGCATGACTCTTGTAGTGCGTGGGCCCCCTCGGCCCCGCTGCCCTCCCTGCTCCTCCGGTCCGGCGTGGGCAGCCACGGTCTGGGGGCTGTCTGCCGGGCACAGGGCCGTGGCCTTCCGGGCCGCTCCAGGTCACCGGCACCGCACATGCCATGGCACCAGAGTGGCGctctccatctccccctcccGGGAGGACCTGCCTGGCATGCCCCTCCTCTTGGGAAGCCACCCCGGCCCGTCGGAGCTCCTTGAGGGGGCCAGCACCTGGTCCCAGACCGTGGTCTTGCAAACAGTAGGCGCTCAATAAATGATCATGGCGAACTGAAAGCACCCAAGATGGACCCAAGGCGTGGCACCGGTAGAGGGAGGGCATCACCGGCCCTGTCTACACCGTGCGCTCCCGTGACTCcagcccactttacagatggggacactgaggcaGGCGGGGCCGCCCGGCTAGGGAGTGCCCGAGGTGGGACTCAGCAGGTGCTCCAGAGGCGGGGGCTGGGGCTGGAAGCCCCTCTGCGCATGCGCAGGAGCCACCAGCGCAGGCCCTGACTCCGGCCTCAGGCACTTCCGGGTCCTGCCACAGCGGGGCGCCACGCTGGGCCCCGCCGAGCTCGCCGTGCGTGGATGAGGCCCTGCCCGGCCAtgagccctgggaggtgggggcctGCCCCTCAGTCACGCAGGTTGGATTGGAACCCAGGCCTTCCCGAGTCCAGGCTCAGCGCCCCCTAGCGGCCACAAATAGAATCCTAAAGCCAGAAACGAGCCTCTCCTAGGTTACCCTAGTCACGGACCAGCGGCGcgcagggggaggggaaaacaaCTGGCGTCTGCGCATGCTCCCACTGCCTTTCTGAGCAGGCAGCAGCGCGGACACCTGATGGAGCAGGGAGGTCCTTCGGGCAGGCTGAGGTCACCCACGCCGGCGGCGCGATCGGGGCCTGCGTGCGTACTGACGTAGGCGCCGAGTGACTTGGGGCGCCGACGGCCGTCCTCGTTCTTTTCTTGCGGACTTTGCTATGGTGAGCGTGTCTTCTGGCTGGGCTTCGTGGGCCGGGCCTCCGTGAGCCTAGCCTCCGCCTGGTTGGTGAAGAGGCTTCGGAGGAGGCGGAGGCCGCGCTCGAGGCCGGGGCTCCGGGGCCCTGTCCGAGGCTGGGCCGGGCCGggccagggtgggggtggggtgtccCTTCGGGGCTCCGGGCCCTGGGCCTCGGGACCCCCGAGGCGGCGGGAGGGCGGTCTCCAGGGGCGCCCCGGAGTGTCGGCCCGGGCCGGGACCCGCGTGTCCCTCTGAGCCCGGTCCGTGCCGCCTTCTCGACCCTGAGCTCCTTTTCTCTCCCAGGGGACACCCGAGAAGGACGTGGTGCTGCGGCCCGACGCCCCGGACAGGCTCCTGCTGGACAAGCACGCGGGCTACATCTCGTCCTACGGGGCCAAGAAGGACGACTACGTGCGTGCCCGGGGGgatgcgggggggggggggtcctccGGGGCGGCCTCGCAGGTCGGTGATGCTCGGCATGTATTATCTGAGAGCACAGCTGATGTTTCCCAGACGAGCTCTAGAATTACTCTGAGACCTTGGAAGGCGGCCTCCCCGAAGGGCGCCCTGGGGGGAGAAGAGGGGCGTAGGGCGTTCTTACCCCTTTGTATTTAAAGACCTTCTGAACGTTCATTTGGCACCAAGCGGCACGGCCTGGGGGGGTGGCATGTGCCAGCTCATTGCCGGGCCCCCGTAGTGGGCAGGATGCCCAGAGCTCCGGGCCGCAGGCAGAAAGACCTGCTCGAATTTGGTGTGGACTTTGGGGGGAGCAAGAGGTGGGGCAGCCAGAAAGGCAGAAGTGGAGCTGCCTTCCTTTGTAAATTCCCATTTCTTGgtcattattttgttattaaaattATCCATAACTCCTTTAATATTAAATTAGAAAACGAATCTGACCACTCTGGCTAGCCGTTAAAGAGAAGGAAGGGTAAACGgttttttaatatcaatattaaaattTGGGAAAGAatggcttgtttttttttttttttttttttttagtgcagGCGAGTTTTGGCTCAATCAGGTTTTTTATTTAGCCTTCGGTAAACTCCTAAAAATTTGTCTTGTAGTTCTTTCatgtcttcatgacctcatttggagttttcatggcaaagagactggaggagtttaacatttctttctccagctcattttacaaatgcactgaggcaaacaggcccACGTAGCCAATTAGTGTTTGatgctagattggaactcagggacatgaatcttcttgactccaggtctggcactccatccactgcaccacctagccaccacACCAGTAGCTTATGATCCAGCGACAAAATAATGATGTCTTGCCTGATTAAGGCAAGCTTTGAACTTTCCAAGAAGTCACTTTTTTCAACTCCCTAAGGTTTAAAACCAAGGAAAGCATGAATTTTTCTCagcagggggaagggaaggatcaCTATTTGTGCTTGACACCCTAACAGGATAATTGAGAGTTGGTCATTATGCTGGAAAGACCTTTGTCCCCTGCGAGTTAGAGGGACTCCTGTTGACTTTgcaagggggggggggtgtcttcCTGTGAGCAGAATTCCATGTTAAATTAGAttgtgccttaatttccttattctaTTCACAAAGTTGCAGGATCCTTGAGAGTAAAGATTGGTTTTCATCAGGCTTGGTGTTGTATGTATTCCACGGTGCTAAATCACGGCTAGACTTGGAGCTCTTGAGGTTATTGAAGTTTGCTACGTCAGAAAGGGAATTACTGTAGAGCCCCATTTACCCTTGGAAACGGTGGTTACTATGTAGCATAAAATCTGAACCATAATATCAGTGATGTCTTGTAATGCGATGATCTCATGAGATACAATGTAAATGTTGCACTTTTTAGGAATACTGTATGTCTGAATACTTGAGGATGAGTGGAATCTACTGGGGACTAACAGTGATGGATCTAATGGGACAGCTTCATCGAATGAACCGAGAGGAAATCCTCACTTTCATAAAGGCTTGCCAGCATGAGTGTGGTGGCATCAGTGCCAGCCTTGGCCATGATCCTCACCTTTTGTACACTCTTAGTGCGATTCAGGTAAACATGGCCCTTGTATATTTCTTGTTTGAAACCTGTGTAAATTCAGAATTGGTTCTGAATCAGCAGACAGATGGTCTAACAGTCTTGGGGGCAATTTCTAGGGAAGGCTATTTGTTTTGAAATTAAAACTGTTATCACCAAGGTCAATGATGTGATGGCATGTATTAGCTGAATCTAAAGTTGATGCATATCACACTACTTTAGCTCTAGAATTACGCTGAGACCTTGAAAATTAATGTTTTATGATAACTTTCATCCTTAATGTCTTGTTCCTTGGATCCTAATGTAAAGTTACGCTGTCCCCAGTTGATAAGGTGGGATAGTAAAGTGGAGAGAGGGCTAAGATGTAGCAAGTACCATTCCTCTGGTCTTTGCGTTCTGCCACCAACTTACTGTGTGATTGTGGGCATAACCACCCTCTTTGGGACCATTGAACTTTATAGTGGAGAACTGTGGCCTACCTGACCTGGTTATCTCTATTCAAGGCACCTTGAGTCCCTGGaataagaatatgaaaaaatactgACCGTAATCCCCCTGCCTTTGAGAGGTTTATATTCTAGTAGGGAGAACAACTTCCAGCACAAGTCCCAAGTCCTCACCTGCATAATTTAGGGGAAGAGAGGGTCCAGCTCCCTGATGGTGTGAGCTCTTGGGTTTTcactttgtattcccagtattttGTTACTAAGGTGGCAccaaataattgcttaaaaattaattgaaaaatgtgCTCTTTGCTTTTAATTCTTAATAGtcaaaataggaaaaagagacAACCATGAAGATGAATTGGAAAGTGCCTAATTAAATTCCCCAAATTGGGCTGTTAGTACAGAATATTGTGAAGGTCGTTGACGTCAAAGTTAGTAATTActgcattttttattttgcagattCTTACTCTTTATGATAGTCTTAATGTTATTGATGTAAATAAAGTTGTTGAATATGTACAAAGTCTACAGAAAGAAGATGGGTCCTTTGCTGGAGACATCTGGGGTAATGCCTTTTATGTCAGTTAGTCATAGTCACCAGAATTGCACTGTCAGAATAGGCCTTAAGTGCAAGTGAAGAGTACATGTAGAAACCTGTCCCTTTTTCagtagatataaagagaaatttgtGTTCCATGCTAGGCTGCTTTGCAACTTGTTTTTAGGAGCTGACTTGGCAAGTTAACATGTCCGTGTACCTGTgggactttaaaaagaaattgaacttttAAAGTTTGCCATCTTTTCAGGTCCCACTAAGCAGCTGGTCTGTTTGGAGCTATGTCTGTCTGCTGGAAGTCCCAGCATACACTGTAGTAATTATATTTCAGCATACGTGAGCACTGGATCAGAGGGGGCAAGTCTAAGATGATAAGGTAGGTAAATTTCCCCCCTGATATTTGGTGGCTTTGTAAAgtttttttggtattttctttttaaaagaatctgCACTGGAAAGGAGGGAGTAGAAATAAGAGAAAACTTTACAAACTTGCTGAATATTTGTGtgcagagggaaagggagatgacAGCATTTTAACTTAGAAATGTAAACTAAATCCTCCTTTACGTTTCAATATAAGTGTTTTCACCTCACTGACACAGTGCAGACTGTGCTGTCCAGGGAAGGGATTAACTGGATACCAGCTGCTTGATGGGAtgtgaaaattcatttttttttttgtttttttatttatgagGAGGGAGTTAGCCCTTCCTGTGCTCCCAAGACATTTTTTAATTTACTCTAGGACTGCTCTTTGAttcattagctctgtgaccttgataCTAATCAACCTGCTTCCCCTAACCTAGCTTttcaagaatcaaataagataataatacaGTGAAGATGTTAGCGTAGTTGCTGTACAGACGTTAGGTGCTGCTGTTGTATAAGGAGGCCAGgttgtcattttcatctttgctaACTGGAGGAATGGTGTGGCTGTGGAGTGTGGAAAATAACAGATAATGATCTAATGTGATCCCCAGGTGTTTATTGGGGTGTTTCAATTCTGGTGCCTTTTTTCCTCAGGAGAGATCGATACGAGATTTTCCTTCTGTGCTGTGGCAACATTAGCACTTTTGGTAAGTTTTACATATTGTGTTGGAGTGATAGACTTAAAATATCCTTCCTTTGGAATTTCATTGAAAAAGTACTTTTCTGTCCTGTAGGGGAAGCTAGATGCTATCAACATTGAAAAGGCAATAGAATTTGTTTTATCCTGCATGAACTTTGATGGTGGATTTGGGTGCAGACCGGGCTCCGAGTCCCATGCTGGGCAGGTAGGTGATCAAGACTTCCACACTAATTCCAGAGCATTCTGGCAGTATTTGAATGGTGACCTGGTGTCCCAAGTCACATGAGGTACTGTTCAGTggcacatctttatttttatgcagttaactaaatttcattttctggaaATGGCTACCACCCCCTTCTTGGGATAGATCCTCCCCACCATTCCTAGAGACCAGAAGCATTTCATACACTGGTTTTAGCCTGTGGCAGCATAGGTGACTTAAGAGCTAGGAAATCTGCCACCTTGTTTTTCTGCCGGAAAATCCTGATTATCTTGACATTCCAGTGATAGAATTGGATCAGTGCTGTACTGAACATTCCTACCGGTGTTCAGGTGTATTAATTACCATCTGAAATATGTTAAGATACAGTGGAGCAAAGATGAATTTGTTGACAGGTCACAAATAGTTGAGTACAGTCTCTTCTCTGGGgcttattatttaattttctgaGTCATCCTTAATTTAACAATAATCCTACAGGATGGAAGTCAAAATGAAGCTTATGTACATGAACTTTATGTCTGTAATTTTAGATCTATTGTTGCACAGGATTTCTGGCCATTACTAGTCAGTTGCATCAAGTAAATTCTGATTTGCTTGGTTGGTGGCTTTGTGAGCGCCAGTTACCATCCGGTGGACTCAATGGACGACCAGAAAAGGTAACGTAATCTTGAGAACCTTAAGAACTGGCACTCTCTTCATATGTTCCCCTTGGCCATCGTTGTGTCATCTGTCAGTGGAATTCAGAAATAAAAAGTCACCTTAAGACTTTTATAacaaactcattttttaaaagttagatttTTATATCACAGAGTTGGCCCAAGCAGTGAAACCCAGATTTGGATGTATTTGCTAATCCTGTTCCACACATGGAGCCCTCCAGGACCAAGGGTCATCTTCACAGCAGATGAACCTCAAGTGCTATGCTTAGAGGAGCTTTTCTATGGTTCACTGACTGTTGTGAATGTCAGGGTTGTTGTACCTTAAgaaaagcactatgctaagctgtTTGGACATTCAGTTGTGAAATGTTCCTAAACCTCAAGCTTCTCACTTCTTCTAACTTTATATTGAAagttgtgtattttatttttcattgctaGACATGTTGACCTGGTGTTGCCGTTCAATGGCACATCTTGTCTCTTAATACTTAGCAGTTTTCTCATCCATGGACCAGGTGGGATCATTGAATTTGGTGAGGGAATGTGGATAGTTGTTGAAGAAACAAATGTTTGTGTCTTGTTCTCCCTTTAGTTACCAGATGTATGTTATTCTTGGTGGGTCTTAGCTTCCTTGAAAATAATTGGACGGCTTCACTGGATTGACCGAGAAAAATTGCGCTGTTTCATCTTAGCTTGTCAAGATGAAGAGACTGGAGGATTTGCAGACAGGCCAGGAGATATGGCAAGTTCTTGATATGTTTTTGTGGGTCACATTGGGGGGAAATTCTTGAAGGCATGAatagtttttattgttttaacaATTAGTGTTGAGTTAGCTGCTATATATGACTATGCCCCCCAAACTCCTGCACAGTTATTTGGTGGAGATTTGTCTCACTAAAGGCTGTTTTCAAGTTTCAGATAGAATTTGTGTAAAATTAAGCAAGATGATATCCTAGAGAGTGCTACGGATTGAATTCCACACACTTTGTGGACAGGGATGTGATTTGGGCTAGGTGGGCAGAAACAGCTGTTGGAAAAGGCTATGGGGGATGCCATTCCTCAAGCCCTTTTTTGGAagattgaggaaaaacaaagcctgttctttaaaaaaacatttcatgTTTGTGATAGAATGTTTTAACTTGTGTATTTGGGGCTTTTGGTTTATGCCGGAATAAATTGTATTTAATTAGATGGACTGGTTTTCTCTATGACTGTGTTAAACTGAGTTTGGTAAATAAAAATACCTTTATTTCAATATGATCAGTATATTTTACGGGCCTTTCGTTTCTGGAGGCCGTTTGCAATTCAACTTGTGTTGTAATGCGTCAAAGAATTGTGTGGTTCCTGaccttgctttcttctttcccaaaTAGGTGGACCCTTTTCATACTTTATTTGGAATTGCTGGACTTTCTCTCTTAGGAGATGAACAAATCAAGCCAGTCAATCCTGTGTTTTG
The DNA window shown above is from Notamacropus eugenii isolate mMacEug1 chromosome 2, mMacEug1.pri_v2, whole genome shotgun sequence and carries:
- the RABGGTB gene encoding geranylgeranyl transferase type-2 subunit beta produces the protein MGTPEKDVVLRPDAPDRLLLDKHAGYISSYGAKKDDYEYCMSEYLRMSGIYWGLTVMDLMGQLHRMNREEILTFIKACQHECGGISASLGHDPHLLYTLSAIQILTLYDSLNVIDVNKVVEYVQSLQKEDGSFAGDIWGEIDTRFSFCAVATLALLGKLDAINIEKAIEFVLSCMNFDGGFGCRPGSESHAGQIYCCTGFLAITSQLHQVNSDLLGWWLCERQLPSGGLNGRPEKLPDVCYSWWVLASLKIIGRLHWIDREKLRCFILACQDEETGGFADRPGDMVDPFHTLFGIAGLSLLGDEQIKPVNPVFCMPEEALRRINVQPELGN